A region from the Eptesicus fuscus isolate TK198812 chromosome 1, DD_ASM_mEF_20220401, whole genome shotgun sequence genome encodes:
- the LOC103292206 gene encoding 60S ribosomal protein L39, translating into MSSHKTFRIKRFLAKKQKQNRPIPQWIQMKTANKIRYNSKRRHWRRTKLGL; encoded by the coding sequence ATGTCTTCCCACAAGACTTTCAGGATCAAGAGGTTCCTGgccaagaaacaaaagcagaatcgGCCCATTCCCCAATGGATTCAGATGAAAACTGCTAATAAAATCAGGTACAACTCGAAGAGGAGACATTGGAGAAGAACTAAACTGGGCCTATGA
- the LOC129148829 gene encoding transcription factor SPT20 homolog has protein sequence MQRALERALDHAVHVIESAQQRPPKRKSSSTEEKSLHEKLYDIYVEECGKEPEVTEELTRNVHLLEKLVKRESLPCLVVNLYPGEEYSLVLRVETEAYSETIRLPHEERDFLEYLDAEELSPDLVDVLEKSQVNVFQSGCVITEVRDYRQSTDSDRSGYQSRHVLLRPTMQTLASDIQSITSDNQIWTQEDKLSLESQLILATAEPLCLDPSVSVACIENKLLYNKQKMNAPAMSRSLQDDSAASLNPQPEVSCSPPPPELGGWAPEQKSEESQADLLDDLDIFKDENFVDLWEQPPFDLEVPSDFDVEKYAAEDWPFKYDDAYSIVWPDLEAQDDSLFGCEAGDLSETTKPAVMQSLNDPFISGQRPRRKVRCGRRMSHLHSFLHDHSYCLMPGSKTGAVKAARKSKKLVKKRDKCSVRVPQGPSGSASLRQLSPGRAAEQPEAVSIPSAVLSKGGQHTPPAISLPCSSGKSSLGKPVPSQQAIRVFPSRAPAWQPPSLPQKSSVEVKRVRTLPAATVSSAGASHITPVIQVKATCTDPKVIQLIGPVRIVRTVVRGPKLVQGSPRGAGASSGVKPSSLPSGGQPQNAGPAAPQAPSQGGVQYVLGNLSSLRPVRVLWVPQGSDISNILQQAQQPQQLLCHLMPQPQPATSHLPQPVVQVSRAQGSSSQPKGLPAQQAAVINLNGVGSVLQPQQAQLSRPGSAQTRPGQNPAPRLVQLPSAFQQLPQSQPAQWRVVPLSEAVATASVQPAQPGGGQPTAGPATGKGGQPSTPRC, from the coding sequence ATGCAAAGAGCTTTAGAGCGAGCTTTGGACCATGCGGTCCATGTCATTGAAAGCGCCCAACAGAGACCTCCTAAGAGGAAATCCTCATCTACTGAGGAAAAATCTCTGCATGAAAAGCTGTATGACATATACGTTGAAGAGTGCGGGAAAGAGCCCGAAGTCACGGAGGAGTTGACGAGAAATGTGCACTTGCTAGAGAAGCTTGTTAAGAGGGAGTCCTTGCCCTGTTTAGTGGTCAACCTATACCCAGGGGAGGAATATTCGCTGGTGCTGCGGGTAGAAACGGAAGCTTATTCAGAGACCATTAGACTGCCTCATGAGGAAAGGGACTTTCTTGAATACTTGGATGCTGAGGAACTGTCTCCTGATTTGGTGGATGTCCTGGAAAAGTCTCAGGTTAACGTTTTCCAGAGCGGGTGTGTCATCACTGAGGTACGGGACTATAGACAGAGCACGGACTCGGACCGCAGTGGTTACCAAAGCAGGCATGTTCTCTTACGCCCAACGATGCAGACGTTAGCTTCCGATATACAGTCCATAACCAGCGATAACCAGATATGGACCCAGGAAGACAAACTTTCACTTGAGAGCCAGCTGATCTTAGCTACCGCTGAGCCCCTGTGCCTTGACCCTTCTGTATCAGTAGCCTGCATCGAAAACAAGCTGCTCTATAACAAGCAAAAGATGAACGCTCCCGCAATGAGTCGGAGCCTACAGGATGATTCTGCAGCCTCCCTGAATCCGCAGCCGGAGGTGTCTTGCAGCCCACCCCCTCCTGAGCTAGGAGGATGGGCTCCGGAGCAAAAAAGCGAAGAAAGTCAAGCAGATCTGCTGGATGAccttgacattttcaaagatgaaaATTTTGTAGATCTGTGGGAACAGCCACCCTTTGACTTGGAGGTCCCTTCTGATTTCGATGTGGAAAAATATGCTGCAGAAGATTGGCCTTTCAAATATGATGATGCTTACTCAATAGTCTGGCCAGACCTGGAGGCACAAGATGATTCTCTATTTGGATGTGAAGCTGGCGATCTATCCGAGACAACAAAGCCGGCCGTCATGCAGTCTCTGAATGATCCATTTATCTCTGGGCAAAGGCCACGTAGAAAAGTCAGATGTGGGAGACGGATGTCTCACCTCCACTCCTTCTTACATGACCATTCCTATTGTTTAATGCCCGGGTCCAAGACTGGTGCTGTGAAAGCAGCCAGAAAGTCCAAGAAATTGGTGAAGAAGAGGGACAAATGTTCAGTCAGGGTGCCACAGGGCCCCAGTGGCTCCGCCAGTCTCCGCCAGCTTTCTCCAGGGAGAGCAGCAGAACAGCCTGAGGCCGTGTCCATTCCGTCCGCAGTACTGAGCAAGGGAGGCCAACACACACCTCCAGCCATCAGCCTTCCCTGCAGCTCAGGAAAGAGCTCCTTGGGTAAGCCTGTTCCTTCACAGCAGGCAATCCGGGTTTTTCCATCTCGTGCCCCTGCTTGGCAGCCACCAAGTCTTCCCCAGAAATCTTCTGTGGAAGTGAAACGAGTTCGCACACTTCCTGCAGCCACCGTGTCTTCTGCAGGCGCATCCCACATCACCCCGGTCATCCAGGTCAAGGCCACCTGCACTGACCCCAAGGTCATTCAGTTGATTGGCCCTGTACGCATAGTCCGGACTGTGGTGAGAGGACCCAAACTCGTTCAGGGCTCTCCCCGTGGGGCCGGGGCCTCTTCAGGAGTGAAGCCCAGCAGCCTGCCCTCAGGAGGCCAGCCACAGAACGCAGGGCCGGCGGCGCCACAGGCTCCTTCTCAAGGAGGCGTTCAGTATGTGTTAGGGAACCTTTCAAGCCTCAGGCCCGTAAGGGTTCTCTGGGTCCCACAGGGTTCGGACATTTCAAACATCCTGCAGCAGGCccagcagccgcagcagctgctcTGCCACTTGATGCCACAGCCGCAGCCCGCCACTTCTCATCTGCCGCAGCCGGTGGTGCAGGTTTCCAGGGCGCAGGGTTCCAGCAGTCAACCGAAAGGCCTACCCGCTCAGCAAGCTGCTGTCATTAACCTCAATGGCGTCGGAAGTGTTCTGCAGCCCCAGCAAGCTCAGTTGTCTCGGCCCGGCTCTGCCCAGACAAGGCCTGGGCAGAACCCTGCCCCGCGGCTGGTCCAGCTCCCGTCTGCCTTCCAGCAGCTGCCACAGTCCCAGCCGGCGCAGTGGAGAGTCGTGCCGCTCTCAGAGGCTGTGGCGACGGCATCAGTCCAACCAGCTCAGCCAGGTGGGGGCCAGCCGACAGCCGGCCCGGCCACAGGCAAAGGAGGCCAGCCCAGCACTCCCAGATGCTGA